The Gemmatimonadota bacterium DNA segment TAGCGGAAACCGTCTATGCCGATTGCCAGAAACAATATGACCACGACCCCCGCAGTTCCGGGTCGCACCATTCAGGAAGCGCTTGGCATTGTCAGCGCCGAGTGTGTTTTGGGTATCAACGTCTTTCGGGATATGCTGGGTGGCCTGCGAGACTTTTTCGGCGGCCGCAGCGGCACCCACCAAAAGGCGCTACGGGAAGCCAAAGACACCTGTTTGGAAGAACTCGCGGAGCAAGCCTCGCAGCTCGGTGCCGATGCGGTTGTCGGTGTCGATATGGATTACAGCGCAATCAGCGGCGGAGGAAAAGGCATGTTGCTGCTGGTCGCGACCGGAACGGCAGTTCGGCTGAAATAGC contains these protein-coding regions:
- a CDS encoding YbjQ family protein, encoding MPIARNNMTTTPAVPGRTIQEALGIVSAECVLGINVFRDMLGGLRDFFGGRSGTHQKALREAKDTCLEELAEQASQLGADAVVGVDMDYSAISGGGKGMLLLVATGTAVRLK